Proteins from a single region of Flavobacterium sp. K5-23:
- a CDS encoding peptidylprolyl isomerase translates to MKKRILSLLLVIATLFSCKEDHSNLPDGLYAKIDTNKGEIIVKLDYKKAPITVANYITLAEGKNDFVTNNNLKGRPFFDGLKFHRVIKDFMIQTGDPLGTGSGDTGYKFKDEFSDLLFDKGGVLAMANNGPMTNSSQFFITHLATPWLDGKHTVFGHVVDKGMDVVNLIEQNDYINKVTIIRNGEAAKKFNAVKTFYNYFSVESENQKKKQALDALNKKEYNEKYKEVREEKVSYFNALKSKATTTPTGLKYVITKKSGGKKPTNGTHLYIHYAGFLEDGELFDSSIESVSQTFGKFDQNRAAQNGYQPIPFQAGRKDGMIPGFIEGLEKLSFGDKAILFIPAHLAYGAGGAGDAIPPNANIIFEIELMGEMPQ, encoded by the coding sequence ATGAAAAAAAGAATCCTATCCTTGTTACTTGTTATCGCAACATTATTCTCTTGTAAAGAGGACCATAGCAATCTTCCTGATGGACTATATGCTAAAATTGATACAAACAAAGGAGAAATCATTGTGAAATTAGACTATAAAAAAGCACCTATTACAGTTGCCAATTATATCACTTTAGCCGAAGGTAAAAATGATTTTGTAACCAATAACAACTTAAAAGGAAGACCTTTTTTTGATGGTTTAAAATTCCATAGGGTAATAAAGGATTTTATGATACAAACTGGTGATCCTTTAGGAACGGGGTCAGGAGATACTGGATACAAATTTAAAGATGAGTTCTCCGATTTGTTATTTGACAAAGGAGGAGTTTTGGCTATGGCCAATAACGGACCAATGACAAATAGTAGTCAGTTTTTCATAACACATCTTGCAACTCCATGGTTAGACGGGAAACATACTGTTTTTGGGCATGTTGTTGATAAAGGAATGGATGTCGTTAACTTAATTGAACAAAATGATTACATCAATAAAGTTACTATAATTAGAAATGGTGAAGCAGCAAAAAAATTCAATGCAGTAAAAACTTTTTATAATTATTTCTCTGTTGAATCAGAAAATCAAAAGAAAAAACAAGCTCTTGATGCACTCAACAAAAAAGAATACAACGAAAAATACAAAGAAGTTCGTGAAGAGAAAGTTAGTTATTTTAATGCATTGAAAAGCAAAGCAACTACAACACCTACAGGACTTAAATATGTTATTACTAAAAAAAGCGGCGGTAAAAAACCAACAAACGGGACTCATCTTTATATTCATTATGCAGGTTTTCTTGAAGATGGAGAGCTTTTTGATAGTAGTATAGAAAGTGTTTCTCAAACTTTTGGTAAATTTGATCAAAATAGAGCGGCTCAGAATGGTTACCAACCTATTCCTTTCCAAGCAGGGCGTAAAGACGGAATGATTCCTGGATTTATTGAAGGTTTAGAAAAGTTGTCTTTTGGTGACAAAGCAATACTTTTCATTCCAGCACATTTAGCTTATGGAGCAGGTGGTGCAGGTGATGCAATCCCGCCAAATGCAAATATTATTTTCGAAATCGAATTAATGGGTGAAATGCCACAATAA
- the gldI gene encoding gliding motility-associated peptidyl-prolyl isomerase GldI — MKINKLIAISFCSLLIASSCKQHQDARRPLSQSSGSFMKKSVIRNKKLVASEEDQIKTIIKNNPTTEYFTSAKGYWYSYETRNELDTLTPKKGDVAFFDFEIKDINGNIIYTELELKPQIYFVDKQDIMMGIRDGIKLMRKNEKVNFLFPSHMAYGYHGDNKKIGMNQPLLCTVKLHDFKPETAVKKKKTIKTTGPESTINNDILQDNSQSPAPVKKQIKTENKPIDTVKE; from the coding sequence ATGAAAATTAACAAGTTAATTGCTATTTCTTTTTGCTCATTGCTAATTGCATCCAGTTGTAAACAACATCAGGATGCTAGAAGACCACTTTCACAAAGCTCAGGTAGTTTTATGAAGAAATCAGTTATTCGAAATAAAAAACTAGTTGCAAGCGAGGAAGATCAAATCAAAACAATAATCAAAAACAATCCAACAACGGAGTACTTTACTTCAGCAAAAGGATATTGGTATTCTTATGAAACCAGAAATGAACTTGACACACTAACACCTAAAAAAGGGGATGTTGCTTTCTTTGATTTTGAAATTAAAGACATTAATGGAAATATTATCTATACAGAGTTAGAACTTAAGCCACAAATATATTTTGTTGACAAACAGGATATTATGATGGGAATAAGAGACGGTATAAAACTAATGCGTAAAAACGAAAAAGTGAATTTCCTTTTTCCATCACATATGGCATATGGTTATCATGGTGACAATAAAAAAATAGGTATGAACCAACCTTTACTTTGTACTGTAAAGCTTCATGATTTCAAACCTGAAACTGCTGTAAAAAAGAAAAAAACTATAAAAACAACTGGACCTGAAAGCACTATAAATAACGATATTCTTCAGGACAATTCACAATCTCCAGCTCCAGTAAAAAAACAAATTAAAACCGAAAATAAACCAATCGATACCGTAAAAGAGTAA
- a CDS encoding bifunctional oligoribonuclease/PAP phosphatase NrnA, which produces MKIQDIQAIQLLLATPKKIAIIPHRSPDGDAMGSTLGLYHFLLKNNHFPTVIAPNEFPDFLAWLPGSETVKIFEKDKENCTKILEESDLIFTLDFNALHRVGEMEHVLVKMKAPFIMIDHHQKPDDYSTYTYSDTSFGSTCEMLYNFISLLDKKEDIDATIGTCIYTGILTDSGSFRYTGTTGNTHRIIAELIDLGVENTKIPTLLFDNSSYSRLQLLGRALQNLKVLASHKTSYSTLTQEELNTFNYVKGDTEGIVNYGLSIKDIIFTAIFIENKDEKIIKISFRSQAGFDVNQFARDHFNGGGHINAAGGKSDLSMEETIQKFENLVSKLTI; this is translated from the coding sequence ATGAAAATACAAGACATTCAAGCGATACAGTTGTTATTAGCAACGCCAAAAAAAATAGCAATCATTCCACACCGTAGCCCTGACGGCGACGCTATGGGCTCTACTCTAGGATTATATCATTTTTTATTAAAAAACAATCATTTCCCTACAGTAATTGCTCCAAACGAATTCCCTGATTTCCTGGCTTGGCTTCCTGGTTCAGAAACCGTTAAAATATTCGAAAAAGACAAAGAAAACTGCACTAAAATACTTGAGGAGTCTGATCTAATTTTTACGTTAGATTTCAATGCTTTGCACCGTGTAGGAGAAATGGAACACGTTCTAGTAAAAATGAAAGCTCCATTTATAATGATTGATCACCATCAAAAACCGGATGATTATTCGACTTATACCTATTCGGACACCTCTTTTGGATCGACCTGCGAGATGCTTTATAACTTCATTTCTCTTTTGGATAAAAAAGAAGATATCGATGCTACTATTGGAACTTGTATTTACACTGGAATACTTACAGATTCTGGTTCGTTTCGTTATACAGGAACAACTGGAAACACACATCGTATTATTGCTGAATTAATCGATTTAGGGGTTGAAAACACAAAAATTCCAACATTACTTTTTGATAATAGCTCTTATAGCCGTTTACAATTATTAGGGAGAGCACTTCAAAACCTAAAAGTTTTAGCAAGCCATAAAACTTCTTACAGTACTTTAACACAAGAAGAACTGAATACTTTTAATTATGTTAAAGGTGATACTGAAGGCATCGTTAATTATGGTTTAAGCATAAAAGATATCATATTTACTGCTATATTTATAGAAAATAAAGACGAGAAAATTATCAAAATTTCTTTCCGCTCTCAAGCTGGGTTTGATGTCAATCAATTTGCTAGAGACCATTTTAATGGAGGAGGACATATTAATGCTGCTGGAGGAAAATCGGACTTATCGATGGAAGAAACAATTCAGAAGTTTGAGAATTTAGTATCAAAACTAACGATTTAA
- a CDS encoding voltage-gated chloride channel family protein, translating to MNFKKTTHLVLLWILICVLIGFLSGSASAFFLVSLEWVTQYREHTNWLIWFLPIGGLLIGLVYHYYGASVVKGNNLLLEEYETPQKTVPLKMVPLVLIGTLITHLFGGSAGREGTAVQMGGAIADQFTALFKLKATDRKTLLILGISAGFASVFGTPLAGAVFALEVLYFSKVSFKSTILSFLVAFIAYYTVEFWKVEHTHYAIPIVPELNFQILFWVIFASALFGFAAMLFSRSTHLWTDLFSKTIKYPPLRPFIGGCILTLAVYFIGTTKYIGLGIPVIVDSFSNPNTAYDFLIKILFTGFTLGAGFKGGEVTPLFFVGATLGSALSPFIPLPIALLAGMGFVAVFSGATHTPIACTIMGMELFGIQGGLYIGIACLIAYFTSGSVGIYKAQIVKGAKSRLYQKMRRKELENF from the coding sequence ATGAATTTTAAAAAAACCACCCATCTTGTTCTTTTATGGATCTTAATATGTGTCCTGATAGGTTTTTTATCTGGCTCGGCATCTGCCTTTTTTTTAGTTTCCTTAGAATGGGTTACTCAATATAGAGAACATACTAATTGGCTGATTTGGTTTTTACCAATTGGAGGTTTGCTTATAGGTCTTGTATATCATTATTATGGAGCATCAGTTGTAAAAGGCAATAATCTATTGCTGGAAGAATATGAAACCCCTCAAAAAACAGTTCCTCTAAAAATGGTGCCTTTAGTTCTTATTGGCACATTAATAACGCATTTATTTGGAGGTTCAGCAGGACGTGAAGGTACTGCTGTACAAATGGGCGGTGCAATAGCTGATCAATTTACGGCCCTCTTTAAACTCAAAGCTACTGACAGAAAGACATTGTTGATTTTAGGGATTAGTGCAGGATTCGCTTCTGTTTTTGGAACTCCATTAGCTGGAGCCGTATTTGCATTAGAGGTTTTATATTTTAGCAAAGTAAGTTTCAAAAGCACAATATTGTCATTTTTAGTGGCCTTCATAGCGTATTACACAGTTGAATTCTGGAAAGTTGAACATACTCATTACGCCATTCCTATTGTGCCTGAACTGAACTTTCAAATTCTCTTTTGGGTCATTTTCGCAAGCGCTTTATTTGGTTTTGCAGCTATGTTATTTTCTAGAAGTACACATTTATGGACTGATTTATTTTCGAAAACCATAAAATATCCTCCATTACGTCCTTTTATTGGAGGTTGTATACTTACTTTAGCTGTTTACTTCATTGGCACCACAAAATACATTGGACTTGGAATACCTGTCATTGTTGACTCTTTTTCGAATCCAAATACAGCTTACGACTTTCTAATCAAAATACTCTTTACAGGATTTACTCTTGGTGCAGGATTTAAAGGTGGGGAAGTGACTCCTTTATTCTTCGTGGGTGCTACATTAGGTAGTGCATTATCTCCTTTTATACCACTTCCTATTGCACTATTAGCAGGAATGGGATTTGTCGCTGTTTTTTCTGGTGCTACACATACACCTATAGCTTGTACGATAATGGGAATGGAGCTTTTTGGAATTCAAGGTGGTTTATATATTGGTATCGCCTGCCTTATTGCTTATTTCACTTCAGGATCAGTGGGAATTTACAAAGCTCAAATTGTAAAAGGGGCAAAATCACGTTTGTATCAAAAAATGAGAAGAAAAGAACTGGAGAATTTTTGA
- a CDS encoding RidA family protein — MNRENILTGSLWEDKMGYCRAVRIGNYIEVSGTVAIVDGEKIKANDAYAQTLNILERVEKVLEDLNVNIKDVIRTRIFTTDITTFEAVALAHSSYFKDIKPATGFYEISKLIAPEYLVEIEFTAVVTEMH; from the coding sequence ATGAACAGAGAAAACATATTGACCGGTTCCCTATGGGAAGATAAAATGGGCTATTGTCGAGCGGTACGCATAGGAAATTACATTGAAGTATCCGGAACAGTTGCCATAGTAGACGGAGAAAAAATAAAAGCCAATGATGCTTACGCTCAAACGCTTAATATTCTTGAAAGAGTAGAGAAAGTGCTCGAAGACCTAAATGTCAACATAAAAGATGTAATAAGAACAAGGATTTTTACCACAGACATCACTACATTTGAAGCTGTAGCCCTGGCGCACTCCTCTTATTTTAAAGATATAAAGCCAGCAACAGGTTTTTATGAAATTAGCAAATTAATTGCTCCTGAATACCTAGTAGAAATAGAATTTACCGCAGTAGTTACTGAAATGCATTAA
- the guaA gene encoding glutamine-hydrolyzing GMP synthase yields MQHNVLILDFGSQYTQLIARRVRELNIFCEIFPYNHFPSDLSSYKAVILGGSPFSVRAEDAPHPDLSQIRGKLPVLAVCYGAQYLAHFSGGEVAASNTREYGRANLSYIKENEVFFDGISENSQVWMSHSDSVKALPTNGVKLASTHDVEFAAYKIEGETTYAIQYHPEVFHSTDGSKMLENFLVKIAEVPQNFTPNAFVEEMVSELKEKLQDDKVVLGLSGGVDSTVAAVLLHQAIGKNLYCVFVNNGLLRKNEYQSVLDQYKGMGLNVKGVDAGDRFLSELAGVSDPETKRKIIGRVFIEVFDDESHLIEDVKWLAQGTIYPDVIESVSVKGPSATIKSHHNVGGLPDYMKLKIVEPLRMLFKDEVRRVGASLGIDPELLGRHPFPGPGLSIRILGDITPEKVSILQDVDAVFIDGLKSWGLYDKVWQAGAILLPVNSVGVMGDERTYEKVIALRAVESTDGMTADWVHLPYEFLMKVSNDIINKVKGVNRVVYDISSKPPATIEWE; encoded by the coding sequence ATGCAACACAACGTACTTATTTTAGATTTCGGATCGCAATATACTCAACTTATTGCGCGTAGAGTTCGCGAATTAAATATATTCTGCGAAATTTTTCCATACAATCATTTTCCGAGTGATTTATCAAGTTATAAAGCCGTAATTCTTGGAGGAAGTCCATTTTCTGTTCGTGCAGAAGATGCTCCGCATCCAGATTTATCTCAAATTAGAGGAAAACTTCCTGTGCTTGCCGTATGTTACGGTGCGCAATATCTAGCACATTTTAGTGGTGGAGAAGTAGCTGCTTCAAATACAAGAGAATATGGTAGAGCTAATTTATCATATATTAAGGAAAACGAAGTTTTCTTTGATGGTATTTCTGAAAACAGCCAGGTTTGGATGAGTCATAGTGACAGTGTAAAAGCATTGCCAACTAATGGAGTGAAGCTTGCGAGTACACATGATGTGGAATTTGCAGCTTACAAAATTGAGGGTGAAACAACTTACGCTATTCAATATCATCCTGAAGTTTTTCACTCTACTGATGGATCGAAAATGTTAGAGAATTTCTTGGTTAAAATCGCCGAAGTTCCTCAAAATTTCACGCCAAATGCTTTTGTTGAAGAAATGGTTTCTGAATTAAAAGAGAAATTACAAGACGATAAAGTAGTTCTAGGACTTTCAGGAGGAGTAGATTCTACTGTAGCTGCGGTGTTATTGCATCAAGCGATTGGTAAAAATTTATACTGTGTTTTTGTAAATAATGGTTTGCTTCGTAAAAACGAATACCAGAGTGTATTAGATCAATACAAAGGAATGGGATTGAATGTTAAAGGAGTAGATGCGGGAGATCGTTTTCTATCTGAATTAGCAGGTGTAAGTGATCCAGAAACCAAACGTAAAATTATTGGTAGAGTTTTTATCGAAGTTTTTGATGACGAATCTCACCTTATTGAAGATGTGAAATGGTTAGCACAAGGAACAATATATCCTGATGTTATTGAATCGGTTTCTGTAAAAGGACCTTCAGCAACTATAAAGTCTCATCATAACGTAGGTGGTTTGCCTGATTATATGAAATTGAAAATTGTTGAACCTTTACGTATGCTTTTTAAAGATGAAGTACGTAGAGTGGGAGCATCATTAGGAATAGATCCAGAATTATTAGGAAGACATCCTTTCCCTGGGCCAGGATTGTCAATACGAATATTAGGAGATATAACTCCAGAGAAAGTAAGCATATTACAAGATGTAGATGCAGTATTTATTGATGGATTGAAATCTTGGGGATTATACGATAAAGTATGGCAAGCAGGAGCTATTTTACTTCCTGTAAATAGTGTAGGGGTAATGGGAGATGAGCGTACTTATGAAAAAGTAATTGCGCTTCGTGCTGTTGAATCTACTGATGGGATGACTGCTGACTGGGTTCACTTACCTTATGAGTTCTTAATGAAAGTATCTAATGATATTATCAATAAAGTAAAAGGAGTAAATCGTGTAGTTTATGATATTAGTTCTAAGCCACCAGCTACAATTGAGTGGGAATAG
- a CDS encoding LysM peptidoglycan-binding domain-containing protein gives MKYFFTICIVGLLSTFSVFSQGRHITHTVEKGETINQIAQKYSVTPYDIYQLNPDAQSGLKPNSVLLIPKKSTKEITNVQAEKTSNERTHEVVAKETLYGIEKMYGVSDEDLKKANPNIELYGLQIGQILTIPSKNSIKKATQVQDKLIYHDVLPKETKYSIAKQYGITIEELEKRNPEIVANLPIGFKLLIKGNAPKVVKVAEVAEVTEAKKEILKSNPIIAPTVIEYLSYEVKPKETLYSLSKMFEMTQEELISLNPELKNGVEIGMLLKVPSKTSILNDSKKEYSSLSKIISDGKRKKMALLLPFNISNIESDTVNSTSTRLKKDKFLNMTLDFYSGVLMAIDSAKVLGLPIDVSIFDSQETKNNSNIAAIVQKNKLHTYNAIVGPFYQSNAETIAVMLKEYNVPVISPLSKDVGNPYSNLYQTIPTNEAVKNTMFEYMRANNGNIIAVVDKKKESIIQYIKEYQKGVPFVAFNSNGSVSADNLKSLLVKDKMNYVVMETGNTWMIKTTIASMLSSMTDYRVQLVILETNETLNTDEINFLNLTKLKLMYPSVTRENESPEAVIFDKEYKKNNNVFPSAFATRGFDVTFDTMMRLVQNTKFEETVNSVATKQIDSKFEYYKKEDGGYTNKGVFILYYDTDLIIKEAK, from the coding sequence ATGAAGTATTTTTTTACAATTTGCATTGTTGGTTTATTGTCTACGTTTAGTGTATTTTCTCAAGGAAGGCACATTACTCATACAGTAGAAAAAGGTGAAACCATAAACCAGATAGCTCAAAAGTATAGCGTAACTCCTTATGATATTTATCAATTAAATCCGGATGCTCAAAGCGGTTTAAAACCGAATAGTGTATTGCTTATTCCAAAAAAGTCAACTAAGGAAATCACAAATGTGCAGGCCGAAAAAACATCTAATGAAAGAACGCATGAAGTAGTTGCTAAAGAAACTTTGTACGGAATCGAAAAAATGTATGGAGTTTCAGATGAAGATTTGAAAAAAGCCAACCCCAATATAGAACTTTATGGTTTGCAAATAGGTCAAATATTAACCATACCTTCTAAAAACAGTATAAAAAAAGCGACTCAGGTTCAAGATAAATTAATCTATCATGACGTACTTCCAAAAGAAACTAAATATTCTATTGCTAAGCAATATGGTATTACTATCGAAGAATTGGAAAAACGCAATCCTGAAATTGTAGCTAATTTGCCAATTGGATTTAAGTTGTTAATTAAAGGGAATGCTCCTAAAGTAGTTAAAGTTGCTGAAGTGGCTGAAGTAACTGAAGCTAAAAAAGAAATTCTTAAATCGAATCCAATAATTGCTCCTACAGTTATAGAGTATTTAAGCTACGAGGTGAAACCAAAAGAAACACTTTACAGTCTTTCAAAAATGTTTGAAATGACTCAGGAAGAATTAATCAGTCTTAATCCTGAATTAAAGAATGGAGTTGAGATTGGGATGCTATTAAAGGTTCCTTCGAAAACTTCAATTTTAAATGATTCCAAAAAAGAATATTCATCATTATCTAAGATCATAAGTGATGGCAAGCGTAAAAAAATGGCGTTGCTATTACCTTTTAATATTTCTAATATCGAAAGTGACACGGTAAATTCAACTAGTACTCGATTGAAAAAAGATAAGTTTTTGAATATGACCTTAGATTTTTATTCTGGAGTTTTGATGGCTATAGATTCTGCTAAAGTATTAGGTCTTCCTATCGACGTTAGTATTTTTGATTCACAAGAGACTAAAAACAATTCCAATATTGCTGCTATTGTACAAAAAAACAAATTACATACTTACAACGCTATTGTTGGGCCATTTTATCAAAGTAATGCCGAAACTATCGCTGTAATGCTTAAGGAGTATAATGTTCCAGTTATTTCTCCTTTGTCAAAAGATGTAGGGAATCCATACTCTAATTTATACCAAACTATTCCAACAAACGAAGCGGTGAAAAACACTATGTTCGAATATATGCGTGCAAACAATGGAAACATTATAGCGGTAGTCGATAAGAAAAAAGAATCCATTATTCAATATATTAAGGAATATCAAAAAGGAGTTCCCTTTGTTGCTTTTAATAGTAATGGAAGTGTGTCCGCAGATAATCTAAAAAGTTTATTGGTAAAAGATAAAATGAATTATGTTGTTATGGAAACAGGAAATACCTGGATGATAAAAACAACAATTGCATCTATGTTGAGTTCAATGACCGACTATCGTGTTCAGTTAGTAATTTTAGAAACTAACGAGACTTTAAATACGGATGAAATTAACTTTTTGAATCTTACCAAATTAAAATTAATGTATCCTTCTGTAACTCGCGAAAACGAATCTCCAGAAGCAGTTATTTTCGATAAGGAATATAAAAAGAATAATAATGTTTTTCCAAGTGCTTTTGCAACCAGAGGATTCGATGTGACTTTTGATACGATGATGCGATTAGTACAAAACACAAAATTTGAAGAAACGGTAAATTCTGTTGCAACGAAGCAGATTGACAGTAAATTTGAATATTATAAAAAAGAAGATGGAGGCTATACTAATAAAGGGGTCTTTATTTTGTATTACGATACCGACTTGATTATAAAAGAAGCAAAATAA
- a CDS encoding OsmC family protein: protein MTSKVTYIGELRTSSIHLQSGNEIISDAPIDNNGKGEAFSPTDTVANALASCMMTIMGIKARDMEVDMAGATASVTKIMNGEPRRIGAIEITFEMNIEVDQKNKVILERAAMTCPVFLSLNTDIEKRIVFNWK from the coding sequence ATGACTTCAAAAGTAACCTACATAGGTGAGTTAAGAACTTCATCAATACATTTGCAATCTGGAAACGAAATTATTTCAGATGCCCCAATAGATAATAACGGTAAAGGAGAAGCTTTTTCTCCAACAGATACTGTTGCAAATGCATTAGCAAGTTGTATGATGACTATTATGGGAATCAAAGCTCGTGATATGGAAGTGGATATGGCAGGTGCTACCGCTTCGGTTACTAAAATAATGAATGGGGAGCCGAGAAGAATTGGTGCTATAGAAATCACATTCGAAATGAATATTGAAGTTGATCAAAAAAACAAAGTCATTCTTGAAAGAGCCGCAATGACTTGTCCGGTTTTCTTGAGTTTGAATACTGATATTGAGAAACGCATCGTTTTTAATTGGAAATAA
- a CDS encoding DUF3820 family protein, whose product MDKNQLQLVKLAHTKMPFGKYEGKFLIDLPEYYVVWYHNKGFPKGELGEQLKLIYELKLNGLEELIRNIKKRYPKPH is encoded by the coding sequence TTGGATAAAAATCAATTACAGTTAGTGAAGCTAGCTCATACAAAAATGCCTTTTGGAAAATATGAAGGCAAATTCCTTATAGATTTACCGGAATATTATGTTGTATGGTATCATAATAAAGGTTTCCCAAAAGGGGAATTAGGAGAGCAGTTGAAATTGATTTATGAGCTGAAACTAAATGGACTCGAAGAATTAATACGGAATATTAAAAAAAGATACCCAAAACCTCATTAG
- a CDS encoding CTP synthase has protein sequence MNQTKYIFVTGGVTSSLGKGIIAASLAKLLQARGYRTTIQKFDPYLNVDPGTLNPYEHGECYVTDDGAETDLDLGHYERFLNVPTSQANNVTTGRIYLSVIEKERRGEFLGKTVQVVPHITNEIKDRMQLLGNSGDFDIVITEIGGTVGDIESLPYIESVRQLVWDLGESNAIVIHLTLVPYLAAAGELKTKPTQHSVKTLMESGIKADILVCRTEHEISDEIRNKLALFCNVKREAVIQSIDAATIYEVPNLMLEEGLDVVALKKLDLPKKAAPDLKNWNTFLRRIKNPKHTINIGLIGKYVEMQDCYKSILESFIHAGAANETKVNVISIHSEHIDADNIEEKLKGLDGVLVAPGFGERGIEGKIAAVRYARENKVPFFGICLGMQMAVIEYSRNVLGFADANSTEMNENTKHPVVNLMEEQKTITDKGGTMRLGAWKCDIKEDTLAYSIYGKTSISERHRHRYEYNNEYASALENAGLKSSGVNPDTGLVEIVELENHPFFIGVQYHPEYKSTVANPHPLFVSFVAAAVKEKKK, from the coding sequence ATGAATCAAACGAAATATATTTTTGTTACCGGCGGTGTGACTTCTTCTTTAGGGAAAGGAATTATTGCAGCGTCTTTAGCAAAATTGTTACAAGCAAGAGGGTATAGAACAACTATACAAAAGTTCGACCCTTATTTAAATGTTGACCCAGGAACTTTAAATCCATATGAACACGGAGAGTGTTATGTGACTGATGATGGTGCCGAAACCGATTTAGATTTAGGTCACTATGAGCGTTTTTTAAACGTTCCTACTTCTCAAGCCAATAACGTTACTACAGGAAGAATATATCTTTCGGTTATTGAAAAAGAAAGAAGAGGAGAGTTTCTTGGAAAAACGGTTCAAGTTGTGCCACATATTACCAATGAAATTAAAGACAGAATGCAATTGCTTGGTAATTCAGGTGATTTTGATATTGTGATTACTGAAATAGGAGGAACTGTTGGAGATATTGAATCTTTGCCTTATATCGAATCTGTACGTCAATTAGTATGGGATTTAGGTGAAAGTAACGCTATTGTTATTCATTTAACTTTAGTGCCTTATTTAGCTGCAGCGGGTGAGTTGAAAACTAAACCTACTCAGCATTCAGTGAAAACTTTAATGGAAAGCGGAATTAAAGCTGATATTTTAGTTTGTAGAACTGAACATGAAATATCTGACGAAATTCGTAATAAATTAGCATTGTTTTGTAATGTAAAAAGAGAAGCTGTTATTCAATCTATTGATGCTGCTACTATTTATGAAGTGCCTAATTTAATGTTAGAAGAAGGTCTTGATGTAGTGGCGCTTAAAAAATTAGATTTGCCTAAAAAAGCGGCTCCAGATTTAAAAAACTGGAATACTTTTCTACGTCGAATTAAAAATCCTAAGCATACAATAAATATTGGATTGATTGGTAAATATGTAGAAATGCAAGATTGTTACAAATCAATTTTGGAATCTTTCATTCATGCAGGTGCTGCTAATGAAACAAAAGTAAATGTAATTTCTATTCATTCTGAGCATATTGATGCTGATAATATTGAAGAGAAATTAAAAGGTCTTGATGGTGTTCTTGTTGCGCCAGGTTTTGGTGAAAGAGGTATCGAAGGAAAAATTGCTGCTGTTCGTTACGCACGTGAGAATAAAGTTCCTTTCTTCGGAATTTGTTTGGGAATGCAAATGGCCGTTATCGAATATTCAAGAAATGTTCTAGGGTTTGCTGATGCAAATTCTACTGAAATGAATGAAAACACGAAACATCCAGTTGTTAACTTGATGGAAGAGCAAAAAACGATTACTGATAAAGGTGGGACAATGCGTCTTGGGGCTTGGAAATGTGATATCAAAGAAGATACTTTAGCATATAGTATTTATGGTAAAACTTCTATTTCTGAACGTCACCGTCACCGTTATGAGTATAACAATGAATATGCTAGTGCATTGGAAAATGCAGGATTAAAATCTTCAGGTGTAAATCCAGATACGGGTTTGGTAGAGATTGTAGAATTAGAAAACCATCCTTTTTTCATCGGGGTTCAATACCATCCTGAATATAAAAGTACAGTTGCAAACCCACATCCTTTATTCGTGAGTTTTGTTGCTGCTGCCGTAAAAGAAAAAAAGAAATAA